A stretch of Shimia isoporae DNA encodes these proteins:
- a CDS encoding beta-1,6-N-acetylglucosaminyltransferase, whose amino-acid sequence MSVGILMLVHTAFGRAEQVARHWNKYGCPVVIHVDASVKPKAYKKFVKSLGDLADVKFCKRHKCEWGAWGLVAASQSASEMMLEEFPEVRHIYLTSGSCLPLRPVEELKDYLKSRPRTDFIESATTADVPWTVGGLDAERFTLHFPFSWKRNRYLFDKWVDIQRFLRIKRRIPHGIVPHMGSQWWCLTRQTLSAILEDPERDTFDKYFSRVWIPDESYFQTLARLYSTKIESRSLTLSKFDFQGKPHIFYDDHLQLLRRSDCFVARKIWPKAGKLYNGFLRDPEGAIKMSEPNPAKIDRIFAKAVERRTKGRTGLYMQSRYPNEGWENGMTFGRYSVFHGFAELFEDFETWLARATGTQVHGHIFAPERAEFSGRQRVINGALSSSPKLRDYNSIAFLSNLIWNTRGERQCFQVGPRDEGTPIWFIAKDPNAQVSVISGAWAVPLFKSNLNFTDIRAEAARLQKLENDQLYALRSPYAKARVRIWTMAEFIEAPMEPLQTIIDEIGMDRARRLSEAPRMTDLSGFGQFLQNLKNQGMHPYLMGDFPVEQPETGQKKPPRKPYLVQ is encoded by the coding sequence ATGAGCGTCGGGATTTTGATGCTGGTACACACCGCGTTCGGTCGTGCCGAGCAAGTGGCGCGTCACTGGAACAAATACGGGTGTCCGGTGGTGATACACGTGGATGCTTCGGTTAAGCCCAAAGCATATAAAAAGTTCGTCAAATCCCTTGGCGATCTGGCGGATGTGAAATTCTGCAAACGCCACAAGTGCGAGTGGGGTGCGTGGGGTCTTGTAGCGGCGTCGCAATCAGCATCGGAAATGATGTTGGAAGAATTTCCCGAGGTACGACACATCTATCTGACTTCTGGGTCGTGTCTGCCTTTGCGTCCGGTAGAGGAATTAAAGGACTACCTGAAATCGCGTCCTCGCACCGACTTTATCGAAAGCGCAACAACAGCGGATGTGCCGTGGACTGTGGGTGGACTTGATGCGGAGCGGTTCACGCTACATTTCCCGTTTTCGTGGAAGCGTAATCGGTACCTGTTCGATAAGTGGGTCGATATTCAACGTTTCCTGCGCATCAAGCGACGTATCCCGCACGGGATCGTGCCCCATATGGGAAGCCAATGGTGGTGTCTGACCCGACAGACGTTGTCCGCCATCCTTGAAGACCCCGAACGTGATACCTTCGACAAGTATTTCAGCCGAGTCTGGATTCCCGACGAAAGCTATTTCCAGACGCTGGCGCGCCTTTATTCGACCAAGATTGAAAGCCGATCTCTGACGCTGTCCAAGTTCGACTTTCAGGGTAAGCCGCATATTTTCTATGATGACCACCTACAGCTTCTGCGGCGGTCTGATTGTTTCGTCGCGCGAAAAATCTGGCCCAAGGCGGGCAAGCTGTACAACGGTTTTCTTCGAGATCCTGAAGGCGCGATCAAGATGAGCGAGCCGAATCCGGCAAAGATTGACAGAATTTTTGCCAAAGCTGTGGAACGTCGAACAAAAGGTCGGACCGGCCTTTATATGCAGAGCCGCTATCCCAACGAGGGTTGGGAAAACGGCATGACCTTCGGGCGCTATTCTGTGTTTCACGGTTTTGCCGAGTTGTTCGAAGACTTCGAGACGTGGCTTGCGCGCGCAACCGGTACGCAGGTTCACGGACACATTTTTGCACCGGAACGGGCCGAATTTTCCGGTCGGCAGCGGGTGATAAACGGCGCACTGAGCAGTTCACCGAAGCTGCGGGATTACAACTCGATTGCGTTTCTGTCGAACCTGATCTGGAACACACGCGGGGAACGTCAGTGTTTTCAGGTCGGCCCAAGGGATGAAGGCACGCCTATCTGGTTTATTGCCAAAGATCCCAATGCGCAGGTCAGCGTGATTTCCGGTGCCTGGGCCGTTCCGTTGTTCAAGTCAAACCTGAACTTTACAGACATTCGTGCCGAAGCCGCTCGTTTGCAGAAACTGGAGAATGACCAGCTTTATGCATTGCGCTCTCCCTATGCCAAGGCGCGTGTGCGGATATGGACAATGGCCGAATTCATCGAAGCGCCAATGGAGCCGTTGCAGACCATTATTGACGAGATCGGTATGGATCGCGCGAGGCGGCTGTCGGAAGCGCCGCGAATGACGGACCTGAGTGGATTTGGCCAATTCCTGCAAAACCTGAAAAACCAGGGGATGCACCCGTACCTGATGGGTGATTTCCCTGTTGAGCAGCCTGAAACGGGGCAAAAGAAGCCGCCCCGAAAACCCTATCTGGTGCAGTAA
- a CDS encoding sulfotransferase family 2 domain-containing protein: MSKFDYFVVFAEMRTGSNFLETNINAFEGLSCHGEAFNPHFIGYPNRDDVLGVTLEQRTADPMVLLRAIKDEAGLMSGFRYFHDHDPRILETILNDQRCAKIVLTRNPLDSYVSWKIAQATGQWKLTDVRRRRDSKVRFDGVEFKRHVEELQDFQVTLMKALQTSGQTAFYVAYEDLQDVAVMNGLARYLGVEESLPALDTSLKRQNPSALSEKVSNFADVSLALAELDRFNLNRTPNFEPRRGAVVPSYLAGAVVPLLYMPVRSGPEAEVASWLAGLDEVPTSGLLTDFNQKSLRKWKRGNKGHRTFTVVRHPVPRVHAAFCDRILKTGEGSYTKIRNTLRKVYKLPIPKDGPGSDYDVSAHREAFLAFLDFVKANLLGQTSIRQDAHWATQSGAVQGFGDMALPDMIIREEEMASYLPALAMQVGRSSVPDPDAAAPDTPVPLDAIYDEEIEARVRDIYQRDYLIFGFEAWR, translated from the coding sequence ATGTCCAAGTTCGATTATTTTGTGGTGTTCGCAGAGATGCGCACCGGGTCCAATTTTCTGGAAACCAATATCAATGCGTTTGAGGGATTGAGCTGCCATGGTGAGGCGTTCAATCCACATTTTATTGGTTATCCCAACCGAGATGATGTTCTTGGCGTGACGCTTGAGCAGCGCACCGCTGATCCGATGGTTCTACTACGGGCGATCAAAGACGAAGCTGGCCTGATGTCTGGGTTCCGCTACTTCCACGATCATGATCCGCGCATACTTGAGACAATTCTCAACGACCAGCGTTGTGCCAAGATTGTTCTGACGCGCAACCCTCTGGACAGCTACGTGAGTTGGAAAATTGCACAAGCAACTGGTCAGTGGAAGCTGACTGATGTGCGCCGCCGACGCGACAGTAAAGTGCGGTTTGACGGGGTCGAGTTCAAACGTCACGTGGAAGAATTGCAGGATTTTCAAGTCACGCTGATGAAGGCACTTCAGACGAGTGGCCAGACGGCGTTTTATGTGGCGTACGAAGATCTTCAGGATGTGGCCGTGATGAATGGTCTCGCGCGGTATCTCGGTGTGGAAGAAAGCCTTCCTGCGCTCGACACGTCTTTGAAGCGACAGAACCCGAGCGCGCTGTCGGAAAAAGTCTCAAATTTCGCCGATGTGTCCTTGGCTTTGGCGGAACTTGATCGATTTAATCTGAACCGAACGCCGAATTTTGAGCCGCGTCGTGGCGCGGTGGTTCCAAGTTATCTTGCAGGGGCTGTTGTGCCGTTGCTTTACATGCCTGTGCGGTCCGGACCGGAGGCCGAGGTTGCCTCATGGCTTGCCGGGCTGGATGAGGTGCCAACCTCGGGGCTTTTGACGGATTTCAATCAGAAATCACTTCGGAAATGGAAGCGCGGCAACAAGGGCCACAGAACCTTTACCGTGGTGCGTCATCCCGTGCCGCGAGTTCACGCTGCTTTTTGCGACCGCATTCTGAAAACCGGCGAGGGGAGCTATACCAAGATCCGGAATACGCTGCGCAAGGTCTACAAGCTGCCGATCCCGAAGGACGGGCCCGGGTCGGACTACGATGTTTCGGCTCACCGGGAGGCGTTTCTGGCGTTTCTGGATTTTGTGAAAGCGAATCTCCTTGGTCAGACCAGTATTAGGCAGGATGCGCATTGGGCGACTCAGTCTGGTGCTGTGCAGGGATTCGGGGACATGGCGTTACCGGACATGATCATCCGTGAAGAAGAGATGGCCAGCTATTTGCCAGCGCTCGCCATGCAGGTGGGACGGTCTTCCGTGCCTGATCCTGATGCTGCTGCACCGGACACACCGGTGCCGCTGGATGCGATCTACGATGAGGAAATCGAAGCCCGTGTCCGAGACATCTACCAGCGGGACTATCTGATTTTCGGGTTTGAAGCCTGGCGTTAG
- a CDS encoding PTS sugar transporter subunit IIA, giving the protein MDLSTILKPEAVKVVTAASSRKRLLQEFGDLGASAYGLSASRVVEALQDRENLGPTGVGKGVALPHARLKDIDSVLGAFILLEKPVDFNAVDRQPVDIAFALFAPEDAGVEHLKALARVSRSLRDAAICAKLRANQDASTLFAILTEDDKVQAA; this is encoded by the coding sequence ATGGACCTTTCAACGATCCTCAAGCCAGAGGCGGTCAAAGTTGTTACGGCCGCCTCAAGCAGGAAGCGTTTGCTTCAGGAATTCGGCGACCTCGGGGCGTCCGCCTATGGCTTGTCCGCGTCTCGCGTCGTGGAAGCTTTGCAAGACCGGGAAAACCTCGGCCCCACCGGTGTTGGCAAGGGGGTTGCCCTTCCGCATGCCCGTCTCAAGGACATCGACAGTGTCCTCGGTGCGTTCATCCTTTTGGAAAAGCCCGTAGATTTCAACGCAGTAGACCGACAGCCGGTCGACATCGCATTCGCGCTCTTTGCGCCCGAGGACGCAGGAGTGGAACACTTGAAAGCGCTTGCGCGTGTATCGCGCAGCCTACGCGACGCAGCCATTTGCGCCAAGTTGCGCGCCAACCAGGATGCCAGCACCCTGTTCGCGATCCTGACTGAAGACGACAAGGTTCAGGCGGCGTAA
- the hpf gene encoding ribosome hibernation-promoting factor, HPF/YfiA family, with product MRYQITGKQIDVGEALQTHVKTELNDILDKYAGRPTDANVVFSKSAHEYVCEATVHLSTGLTAQAKAHATEIYAAFDQCGAKMDKQLRRYKRRLKDHHKERQDPVELLGASSYILAPETEEHEAEPETLQPVIVAEMETKIPSLSVGEAVMQMELAGAPVLVFKNESKGGLNVVYRRDDGNIGWVDPQT from the coding sequence ATGCGCTATCAAATTACCGGAAAACAAATCGACGTCGGCGAGGCCCTGCAGACCCATGTAAAGACCGAGTTGAATGATATCCTCGACAAATATGCGGGACGACCTACTGACGCGAATGTTGTTTTTTCCAAAAGCGCCCACGAATACGTTTGCGAAGCCACTGTCCACCTGTCCACGGGGCTGACTGCTCAGGCCAAAGCACATGCCACTGAAATTTATGCCGCATTCGATCAATGTGGCGCGAAAATGGACAAACAACTGCGCAGATATAAGCGCAGGCTGAAGGACCACCACAAGGAACGTCAGGACCCGGTTGAACTTTTGGGCGCATCCTCGTATATCCTCGCGCCTGAAACCGAAGAACATGAGGCCGAGCCCGAAACACTGCAGCCAGTAATCGTCGCCGAGATGGAGACTAAGATCCCCTCTCTGAGCGTCGGCGAAGCCGTGATGCAGATGGAACTTGCCGGAGCGCCTGTGCTGGTCTTCAAAAACGAAAGCAAAGGTGGATTGAACGTGGTCTATCGCCGTGATGACGGCAATATAGGCTGGGTTGATCCTCAGACATAA
- the lptB gene encoding LPS export ABC transporter ATP-binding protein, which produces MAKPDLAVTEGQSGLKVESLRKAYRKRVVIRDFSMVLNRGEVVALLGPNGSGKTTTFYAVAGLLQPEGGRVSIDGLDVTTLPMYRRAKLGIGYLPQEMSIFRGLSVEDNITAILDITQKDRHKRRERLEELLSEFSIEHLRRAPALALSGGERRRVEIARCLAAEPKYLLLDEPFAGVDPISVDDIRHLVADLKKRGIGVLITDHNVRETLEIVDRAYILHDGKVLMNGTPAEVVENENVRRVYLGDNFKIS; this is translated from the coding sequence AAGCCTGCGCAAGGCTTATCGCAAGCGCGTTGTGATCCGTGATTTCTCAATGGTTCTGAACCGCGGCGAAGTCGTTGCGCTTCTTGGCCCAAATGGCAGCGGTAAGACCACCACCTTTTATGCGGTTGCAGGCCTGCTGCAGCCCGAGGGTGGACGTGTCTCCATCGACGGTCTCGACGTGACCACTTTGCCTATGTACCGCCGCGCGAAACTTGGCATCGGTTATCTTCCTCAGGAGATGTCGATCTTCCGCGGTCTCTCGGTTGAAGACAACATCACGGCGATTCTCGATATCACACAGAAGGATCGTCACAAACGCCGCGAACGACTTGAAGAATTGCTGTCGGAGTTCTCTATAGAGCATCTGCGTCGTGCGCCGGCACTGGCCCTTTCTGGCGGCGAACGTCGCCGTGTGGAAATCGCCCGCTGTCTGGCGGCGGAACCCAAATATCTCCTTTTGGATGAACCCTTTGCCGGTGTTGACCCCATCTCTGTGGACGACATCCGCCATCTGGTCGCCGATCTCAAAAAGCGCGGTATCGGGGTTCTGATCACCGACCACAATGTACGTGAAACCTTGGAAATCGTTGATCGCGCCTACATTCTGCATGACGGCAAGGTGCTGATGAACGGCACACCGGCAGAAGTCGTGGAAAACGAAAACGTCCGGCGCGTCTATCTCGGTGATAACTTTAAAATTTCCTGA